One genomic segment of Culturomica massiliensis includes these proteins:
- a CDS encoding type IV toxin-antitoxin system AbiEi family antitoxin domain-containing protein: MDNLKLDRSNKWDQFFVELQSQGRYAFTFEEVCNHFKSSKKTLLQGLYRYKTKKQIAQIRKGFYVIIPPNYSNQGMLPPYLFIDDLMKSLSKPYYVALLSAAALYGAAHQQPMEYFVIAKTPAPRSINNKKLKISFFSKNSWEQDDIVQKTTDVGYLNVSSPELTALDLLAYVDKIGMNRTVTLLQELVQAMKATTLYRTAKRYPNTPVIQRLGYILDKTLSEEKLSNPLLKILNKRNISPVLLIAQKEKQGELDETWKVIKNIEIESDL, encoded by the coding sequence ATGGATAATTTGAAATTAGATAGAAGTAATAAATGGGATCAGTTCTTTGTCGAACTGCAATCCCAAGGACGTTATGCCTTTACATTTGAAGAAGTATGTAATCATTTCAAGTCGTCTAAAAAAACATTGCTGCAAGGTTTGTATAGATATAAAACCAAGAAACAGATAGCTCAAATACGAAAAGGCTTTTATGTGATCATTCCACCTAATTATTCAAATCAGGGAATGCTCCCTCCATATTTGTTTATCGATGACCTGATGAAGTCCTTGAGTAAACCTTATTATGTAGCTTTATTGTCTGCGGCAGCTTTGTATGGGGCAGCACATCAACAACCGATGGAATACTTTGTAATAGCAAAAACCCCGGCCCCCAGGAGTATTAATAATAAAAAATTGAAGATCTCCTTTTTTTCAAAAAACTCATGGGAGCAAGATGATATTGTTCAAAAAACAACCGACGTCGGTTATCTCAATGTTTCTTCTCCTGAATTGACTGCATTGGATTTACTAGCCTACGTCGATAAAATAGGGATGAATAGAACTGTTACTCTTTTACAAGAGCTAGTCCAAGCGATGAAAGCAACAACACTCTATAGAACAGCAAAAAGATATCCAAATACTCCTGTAATCCAACGATTGGGTTATATTTTAGATAAGACATTAAGCGAAGAAAAACTGTCTAATCCTTTACTGAAAATTTTGAATAAAAGAAATATATCTCCGGTATTATTGATTGCTCAAAAAGAAAAGCAGGGAGAGTTAGACGAAACATGGAAAGTAATTAAAAATATAGAGATAGAAAGC